The Planctomycetota bacterium genome includes the window TCGACCACGGCAAGACGACGCTCGTCGACTGCCTGCTGCGGCAGTGCGGCCAGTTCCGCGCCAGCCAGCTGACCGGCGAGCGGATCCTCGACTCCAACGATCTCGAGCGCGAACGCGGGATCACGATCCTCGCCAAGAACATAGCGCTCGAGTGGAAGGGGACGAAGATCAACGTCATCGACACCCCCGGCCACGCCGACTTCGGCGGGGAGGTCGAGCGCGTGCTGCGGATGGCCGACGGGGCGCTGGTCCTCGTCGACGCCGCCGAGGGGCCGATGCCGCAGACGCGGTTCGTGCTCACCAAGGCGCTCGAGGCCCGCCTCCGGCCGGTGGTCGTGATCAACAAGATCGACCGCCCCGACGCCCGGCCGATGGAGGTCCTCGACGAGGTCCTCGGGCTGTTCCTCGAACTGGGCGCCGACGACGAGCTCGCCGACTTTCCCTACCTGTTCGCCTCGTCGCGCGGCGGCTTCGCCGGCCACGACCCGTCGATCCGCGAGGGGACGATGACGCCGCTGCTCGACCTTGTCCTCGAGAAGGTGCCGGGGCCGACGGTGGCCACCGACGAGCCGCTGCAGATGCTCGTGACCACGCTCGACTGGTCGGACTACGTCGGCCGGATCGCGATCGGCCGGATCGAGGCGGGGCGGCTCACGAAAGGCGCGCAGGTGATGCGCTCGACCGCCGACGGACGGCTGCTCCCCGCCAAGGTCGTCGGTCTGCAGGTGTTCGACAAGCTCGGGCGCGTCGATGCCGCGACGGCGACCGCCGGCGACATCGCCTCCGTCAGCGGCATCGAGGGGGTCGAGATCGGCGACACCATCTGCGACGCGGTCGACCCGCGGCCGCTGCCGCGCCTCGCGGTCGACGAGCCGACGCTATCGATGGTGTTCGGCGTCAATTCCTCGCCGCTCGCCGGCCGGGTCGGCAAGTTCGTCACCACCCGCCACCTCCGCGACCGGCTCCTCCGCGAGCTCGAGCGCAACGTCGCCCTCCGCGTCGAGCCGATCGAGGGCAGTGAGCAATTCTCGGTGTCGGGCCGCGGGCTGCTCCATCTCTCGGTCCTCATCGAGACGATGCGCCGCGAGGGCTACGAGCTCTCCGTCGGCAAGCCGCGCGTGATCCTCCGCCGCGAGGGGGAGCAGGTCCTCGAGCCGTTCGAGACGCTCGTCATCGAGGTGCCGGCCGACAAGCTCGGGCCGGTGATGGAGCTGTCCGGCGCGCGGCGCGGGCAGTTGGTCCACATGGGAAACCGCGGCGAGTTCGTCCACGCCGTGTTCTCGATCCCGGCCCGCGGGCTGATCGGCCTGCGGACGCGCGTCCTCAACGCCACCCAGGGCACGGCGATCATGCACCACCGGTTCGAGAAATGGAGCCCGATGGAAGGCGAGGTGGCGGGCCGGGCCAACGGCGTGCTGGTGTCGATGGTGCCGGGGCGCGCGGTGGCGTTCGGGCTCGACGGCCTCCAGGAGCGGGCCGACCTGTTCATCGCCCCGGGCGACGAGGTCTACGAGGGGATGGTCGTCGGCGAGAACGCGCGCAGCGAAGACATGATCGTCAACCCGACGAAAGAGAAGAAGCTGACGAACATGCGGGCCACCGGCAGCGACCGCAACATCCTCTTGAAGCCGCCGCGGCGGATGTCGCTCGAGGAGGCGCTGGAGTACATCGAAGAGGACGAGCTGGTCGAGGTCACCCCCGAGACGGTGCGGCTCCGCAAGATCCTCCTCTCCGAGCACGACCGCAAGCGGCAGAGCCGCAAGGCCTGACGGCGGCGCGGCCGGTCAGAGCTCGTAGACCCGGCCGGGGACGACCAGCTCCACGCCGGGGAGCCCCAGTTCGTCGATCTCGCGGGCGATCTCGGCGGCGAATCGCGGCTTGCGGTGGACGACGATCCAGCGTGTGTCGCGCCCGAAGCGCCGCACCTCGGCCGCGAACGTGGTCGTGCAGTGGTGCCCGGTGACCTCTGCAAGGTCGGCCCGCGAGTCGGGGAAGCTGCATTCGAGGAACACCGCGGCGAGGTTCGGCACGGCGGCGAGCACCTGCCAGAACCGTTCGGTCGGGCCGGTGTCGGACGGAAACGCGACCGCCGTCCGCCCGTCGTCGACGATCATCCCGAGGGTCTCGACGGAGTGGGAG containing:
- the typA gene encoding translational GTPase TypA, giving the protein MSTQLTAPATNAAARRDDIRNIAIIAHVDHGKTTLVDCLLRQCGQFRASQLTGERILDSNDLERERGITILAKNIALEWKGTKINVIDTPGHADFGGEVERVLRMADGALVLVDAAEGPMPQTRFVLTKALEARLRPVVVINKIDRPDARPMEVLDEVLGLFLELGADDELADFPYLFASSRGGFAGHDPSIREGTMTPLLDLVLEKVPGPTVATDEPLQMLVTTLDWSDYVGRIAIGRIEAGRLTKGAQVMRSTADGRLLPAKVVGLQVFDKLGRVDAATATAGDIASVSGIEGVEIGDTICDAVDPRPLPRLAVDEPTLSMVFGVNSSPLAGRVGKFVTTRHLRDRLLRELERNVALRVEPIEGSEQFSVSGRGLLHLSVLIETMRREGYELSVGKPRVILRREGEQVLEPFETLVIEVPADKLGPVMELSGARRGQLVHMGNRGEFVHAVFSIPARGLIGLRTRVLNATQGTAIMHHRFEKWSPMEGEVAGRANGVLVSMVPGRAVAFGLDGLQERADLFIAPGDEVYEGMVVGENARSEDMIVNPTKEKKLTNMRATGSDRNILLKPPRRMSLEEALEYIEEDELVEVTPETVRLRKILLSEHDRKRQSRKA